GATTTTGGAAAGCCCTTTTGTTTCCATGTTAAGTATAATGAAATTATCCGTTCGAGGAATGTGTTTCCTCGCTGTGATTGTGTAAAATATGAGTTTTTACGGTAAACGACATAGTGTCGTATCTGTTGTTCAGCATGTCAATGGAATGTTTTCTGAATCATTCAAAGGAGAGTAGACCAGCGGTATAGTGCACCCATTTGTCTAGACCATTTTTTTCAAAGTAATCCGATTTTTTTGTAAAGAAGTTCTAATCTAAAAAAAATAATGAATATGTGCGTCCACACACATTTAAAGCACATATTCATTCATTGTCTATGATAATAGAGATCAGCAGGAGTTTTATAATGTAAAGACTGATGTCGCCTTCTATAGTTATACCAACCAACAAAATCCTTTATTACAACATCCAAATCTCTGATACTGTTTGGTCTATAGTAATATATGGCTTCTTGTTTTAAAGTTCTCCATAAGCGTTCAATAAATATATTATCAAAGCAGCGTCCTTTATGATCCATGCTGATTTTTATATTAGCACGCTCTAACTCCATAATGAAATTATAGCTTGTAAATTGCACACCTTGATCACTGTTGAAAATCTCAGGTTTACCTTGTTTTAGAGCTTCTTTGAGAGTATGAATGCAAAATCCAGCATCAAGATATGGTGATAATGAATGAGCAATAATATAGCGACTATACAAGTCCATTATTGCTACAAAATAGACAAACTTACCTTCAAGCATAATGTACGTTATATCAGTGGCCCACACCTGGTTAGCTCTACAAACAATCAAACCTTCAAGTAAATAAGGATATATTTTATGTTTTTTATCTTTAATGCTAGTGTTATGTTTTTTTCTACAATATAACCCAGTAATTCCCATCTTTTTCATTATTCTCAAAACCTTCTTATACCCCAGTTATGGATTAACCAACGAAGTAAAGCTGAGAAATACAGGGCTTTTTCGATTGCATTGAATAAGAAATGAGGGTAGAAAAAATATGTACCAAGAAATTTACTGTGGATCTATGCCGAGTGTGCTCAAGTTCAAATTTGTTTTTTAGGCAGCCAAAAACCGTTTCAACAATCGATCTTTTCCCTAGTAAAATCTTCTCTTTCAGCGAAATCAGTGCATTTTTCATACCTTTTTTCACTTTAGTGACGAGTTTTAGACCTCTATCGAATAGTTTCTCAAAGAGCTCTTTCTTTATATAGCCCTTATCTCCAAACAAAAGTCCAGTTAGTTTTTTGGTTAGAGTTGGTACAGGTTTTCTGTCATCGACGTTACCTCTGGTTAGCGTAACACCTTGAATTTCACCTATTTCATTGATTACTACATGTAATTTAAAACCAAAAAACCAGCCGTAAGTATTCTTTCCTAACTCTGCTAATCCTTTGAAAACCTTATTTCTTGAGATTCTTTTTCGATGGCATACTGCTATTGAAGTAGAATCTATGTAGGAAATCCCGGTCATTTTTGCTTGTTCACAAAACCATTGCAAAAGTAATGCTAAATACCACAAAACTCGCGGCTTTAAGGCAATAAATCTGTGATATGAAGGCAGCTTTGAAAACTCTGATCTATAGAATAACTGAAGATAACAAAGATAAAAAGCCTTGAAGTTTTTACATGGTGATTTATGGTATAATAGGATTATGGTTAGAATTTCTGAGTGCGCTATTTCTGGTACTCTGGTTGGTTTTTTGCCGTTTGATAAGAACCTATTTGCAAAATTATCATCTACCGCACGACAAAAATCCTCGACGCAACAGTACAGTTCTGTAATATCTTTCTTCATGGGTAACCTCTTATTATTACTAAAATACTCGAGTTTACCCTGTTTCCCTCTTCTTAGTTATACTTTTATCTATTTTCTAATCCATAACTGAGGTTCTTATGGTTGATTACTATTCCATTTGCTATAATTTCAGCAGTAATTTTTCGATATCCATAATGGCAGTCTGAAGCCAAATATATTTCTTGAATTAAATTTGCTATCTCACTTTCATCATTAATTATAGGACTATAATATAAGCTAGACCTGCAAATCCTCAATAAATTAGCTTGTTTTCTTATTGATAGATCAGAGTCTTTTTCTATAAGTTTTATCCTATCTTTTTTGTTTATTTCAGTAATTTTTTTTTCAAGTAATTATTTTCAACCGTCAATTCCCCTATAACTTTATGCAAATTTTCTATTTCTTGTCCTAATATCCTTTGTTTTCTTATACTCTCACTTTCTTCTATAAATAGGTCTTTTAATCTTGCTAATACTCTATCACGCCAATCATATAAATTTGTTGATGGTATTACTACATATCTCTGCTGTGCTTTTTTGATTTTTTATTGCTTCCAAAGCTATCTTTGCTTTTAACTCTGCTTTTTTGTTCTCATACTACACTCCATTCTTTTCCCTTTTTACTCGGATTAACCATTTTTTTTTGGTCTAATTTATGGGGTGCATTATAAAATATAGTTGCCGCCTTGCATTTTTGGACTATTTTCATACCAATTTTCGATAGCTTCATCGATGTAACGAAAAATATTTCCTCTTTATTTCTAGAAATTTGTTATATTCGCTATGGTTACTGACTCTCATTTTTTGTGGCATATTTTTTCTTCAAAGGTTAAATGGCTATTTTATAATGAATTTTGTGTATCCGTTCAGCAGAGTGGCAAAATAGGTAGACAAGGTGATCTAAAAAGATAATCATAGGGTAAACGTGAGGTAATATGATTGATCTAGAAGAGCTCTGCAAAAATTTACAGCAAAAAAATAGAGAAGTTGGAAGTAGAAGTAGAAAACTTAAAAGCAGAAAATAAAGCCCTGAGGATAGAGAACGCTGAATTAAAGGAGAGGCTTGGTTTAAACTCGAAAAATTCATCTCTGCCAAGCTCTAAAGAATTATACAAAATAAAGAAGGACAAGCCAAAGAGCGACAGAAACGTCGGTGGTCAGGTTGGTCATAAAGGAAGTTTTCGCGCCAAAATGGATGCAGATGAGGTGATAAAAGTAAAGTTGTCATCTACTTGTGAATGCGGAGGAGAGATTGCAATATGCAAGGGACCGTACATTCATCAAAAAGTTGATCTTCCGTAAATTAGGCCTTATGTAGTGGAATATCAATGGTCGTTGCCGGAGATGCGGGAAAAGAAGAAGCAGTAAGTTACCAGAAGGTGTTACGCCAGATACATTTGGTCCAAAAGTTAAGTCAACAATCGCGGCGCTGAGCGGATTTTACAAGAACTCGAAAAGAGAAATAGCAAATATTATAAAAAATATTTTCAACCTGGACATCAGTGTTGGTAGCGTGTCAAATAGCGAGGCTAGAGTTGCAGAAAAATGCCAAGAAGCATATGAGCAGATCGAACAAGAGATAAGTAGAAGTAAAGTTCTACTTATTGATGAAACGAGCCATTATAAGAAAGGTAAACTCGCTTGGTGTTTGCAAGCAATACGGCAAGTTTTGTAAAATTTACAGAGTCAAGGGGAATGAAAGTTTTAAAAAACAGTGTATGCTGCAATCGTAATAGCTTGGTAGTATAGCACTTCTCATAATAATCCGAACAGATCATAGAAAGGCAGAATCAACAGCATGACGAAAAGACTTGAATAGAGGAATGTTTTTCCTGACTCTGTTTTTTATAGCAAACCAATGATGTTCAATTTTGTTAAAATCTGGAGAATACGGTGGCAGATACAAAATTTCTGCACCAATCCCTTTAGCAAGCTTAATGATCTTATCAGACTTATGAAAAGTAGCATTGTCAAGAATGACAGTTTGTCCAGGTTCCAAGGTCGGTATCAAAAATTGCTCAAACCATCCATTAAAAATATCCATATTACAGTGGCCTTCAAAGGTTAATGGAGCAACTATTTTTCTTTCACTTAAAGCTGCAATCATACTGATTCGTTGAGTTTTCTTCCCAGATTTTAGGGCATAAAACCGCTGTCCCTTCTGACAATATCCATAGGGGTAGTCTTCAGTGTTGTCAATGCCAGACTCATCTATATACACTAAGTTTTTAGGTTCTTTTGTTGCTATAATTTTCAAGAATTTAGCACGTTTTTCTTCGCTTCTTTCCTTGTACCCATAGGTCTTTTTTTGCGTGTAAATCCAATTTTTTTCAGGGCTCGGTGGATAGTTTGGATACTAACGTTGCTCCAAAGTTTAGCCATTTCCAATAGAGTCTTTCCTCCGTTTTCTCTGGCAAATTTAGCAAAGGCATCCCAGTCGGTAATTTTGTGATTGTAACCTCCATTTCCAAGTTTTTTTGATTGAAAGTCACCTGTTTCTTTTCTTCTTTGCTGCCACTCCCACAAAGTAGTTCGTCCAATTTTAAATCTTGCTGCCACTGTTTCTCTGCTTTCTCCCTCGTCTAGAGCTTCCATTGCTTTTTTCCTTAAGTCATAACTATATGCTGCTGGCATACCTACCTTCACTACTACAAATCCTTATTTTACCTTATTTGGACTATTATGAAAAGTACTATAAAATGGCGCTCCAAATACAAACCTTTTCATGATAAAGGTATTCCAGAAATTATGGATCTTAACGTGTTACCACTTATGAGAAATAGAAGTGTAGGATCAACTTTGCTTGGAGTTGCAGAAAAAGAAGCAGCTAAAAAAAGTGATATTGTTGGCTTGGGTGTTGGTCTTTATGCTGATTATGGAGCTGCTCAAAAACTATATGTCAAGAGAGGCTATGTTCCCGATGGTTTGGGCGTTACGTACAAATATAAGGATATTAAACCTGGCGCTAAAGTTGATCTTGATGACGATTTGGTGCTTTGGTTTATGAAGAATTTAAAGTAGGGTGCCTTCCAGCGCGTTTTTAAGCCATAAAAAATTACTTTGCAAGTTTTGCCAGTCTCATTATCATGTAACATTGTACCATATTACAACGTTCATGCATTTTTAAGATCGTTTGCAGCCTTTTTAATGTCTTCAGCCTTGAATATCGCCGATCCCGCAACTAAAATATCAGCACCTGCTTTTATTATGTCAGCTGCGTTAAAAAAATTAATTCCACCATCTACTGAAATTTGTGTTTTAAGGTTACGCTCTTGTATCATTTTTTTTATAGTAGATATCTTGTTCAACTGTGAATGAATGAATTCTTGCCCTCCAAAGCCAGGGTTGACTGTCATAATCAGCACAATATCTAGCTCATGTATTATGTATTCAAGCACACTTGGAGAAGTTGAAGGAACAATTGAAACTCCAACTTGAATCGGTTTTTTTGCATCGTTTACATTTTTGTATGACTTTATCTTTCTTATCAACCTCTCAAGGTGTATTTCTGCTTCTGCATGTACAGTGATAATATCAGCACCAGCATTTATAAAGCTTTCAATGTGGTCACCAGGAGATTTGACCATTAAATGCACATCAAAAGGAAGATTGCTATATTTACGTATTGCAGAGACAACGCTAGGACCAATTGTAATATTTGGAACGAAATTCCCATCCATAACGTCTATGTGTATGTAATCTACACCTAAATCGCTAATTTTTCTTACTTCTTCTCCTAATTTTGCAAAGTCTGCTGAAAGTATAGAAGGTGCAATTTTAATACTCATGAGCTGCCTTTTTTGCTAAAAAATAACTTATTTTTAAAACTCTGTCACCCTAATACTATTCGCATATCTAAGTAGTTATAGAAACTGAATACCGATATCGGCAATGGTTTATGCCTATTTAACTAGATCTTAAATTAGATAAAAAAAGGTAATCTTGATAAAACTTATTTACAGCAAGTTTTTTTACATTTGAACTTTCTGTTTGTTCTTTTTTGTACCCTAATTTATAGCTTATTGAATCCTTATATAAACTGATCGTTTTGTATGCTTTGTTCATCTCTCTAGGAAAGATGCCATTAGCAATTACGACGCATAACCCTGTAGCTGTTGCAAAAGCTAGA
The nucleotide sequence above comes from Wolbachia endosymbiont of Oedothorax gibbosus. Encoded proteins:
- a CDS encoding zinc-ribbon domain-containing protein, coding for MKIQCNSCTKTYLVSPEQIGVSGRKVKCMNCNHIWHEYLEEVSNKSPSANIQEKKVSGRNFLQNLAFTTLAFATATGLCVVIANGIFPREMNKAYKTISLYKDSISYKLGYKKEQTESSNVKKLAVNKFYQDYLFLSNLRSS
- a CDS encoding IS630 family transposase (programmed frameshift); translation: MPAAYSYDLRKKAMEALDEGESRETVAARFKIGRTTLWEWQQRRKETGDFQSKKLGNGGYNHKITDWDAFAKFARENGGKTLLEMAKLWSNVSIQTIHRALKKIGFTRKKKTYGYKERSEEKRAKFLKIIATKEPKNLVYIDESGIDNTEDYPYGYCQKGQRFYALKSGKKTQRISMIAALSERKIVAPLTFEGHCNMDIFNGWFEQFLIPTLEPGQTVILDNATFHKSDKIIKLAKGIGAEILYLPPYSPDFNKIEHHWFAIKNRVRKNIPLFKSFRHAVDSAFL
- a CDS encoding GNAT family N-acetyltransferase; translation: MKSTIKWRSKYKPFHDKGIPEIMDLNVLPLMRNRSVGSTLLGVAEKEAAKKSDIVGLGVGLYADYGAAQKLYVKRGYVPDGLGVTYKYKDIKPGAKVDLDDDLVLWFMKNLK
- a CDS encoding IS982 family transposase, whose translation is MKKDITELYCCVEDFCRAVDDNFANRFLSNGKKPTRVPEIAHSEILTIILLYHKSPCKNFKAFYLCYLQLFYRSEFSKLPSYHRFIALKPRVLWYLALLLQWFCEQAKMTGISYIDSTSIAVCHRKRISRNKVFKGLAELGKNTYGWFFGFKLHVVINEIGEIQGVTLTRGNVDDRKPVPTLTKKLTGLLFGDKGYIKKELFEKLFDRGLKLVTKVKKGMKNALISLKEKILLGKRSIVETVFGCLKNKFELEHTRHRSTVNFLVHIFSTLISYSMQSKKPCISQLYFVG
- the rpe gene encoding ribulose-phosphate 3-epimerase, yielding MSIKIAPSILSADFAKLGEEVRKISDLGVDYIHIDVMDGNFVPNITIGPSVVSAIRKYSNLPFDVHLMVKSPGDHIESFINAGADIITVHAEAEIHLERLIRKIKSYKNVNDAKKPIQVGVSIVPSTSPSVLEYIIHELDIVLIMTVNPGFGGQEFIHSQLNKISTIKKMIQERNLKTQISVDGGINFFNAADIIKAGADILVAGSAIFKAEDIKKAANDLKNA